From a single Leclercia sp. AS011 genomic region:
- a CDS encoding ABC transporter ATP-binding protein, which yields MTSSILAATNEPLLDVRDLHVDFINGRAVTNAVRGVSFQLGREKLAIVGESGSGKSTVGRALLRLHPAKARITATRMQFGDVDLRSVSEAQMRGIRGKRISMIMQDPKYSLNPVVCVGDQIAEAWLTHHPGRKAEAKAKVLEMLDVVRIRQPERVYQLYPHEISGGQGQRIMIAMMLITDPELVIADEPTSALDVSVRLQVLGLLDDLVQSRGLGLIFISHDINLVRSFCDRVLVMYAGRVVESIAACDLHNAQHPYTQGLIDALPEMNHRRPVLPVLQRQASWLTE from the coding sequence GTGACATCCTCGATCCTCGCAGCAACTAATGAGCCGCTGCTCGACGTGCGCGATCTGCACGTCGACTTTATCAACGGACGCGCGGTGACCAACGCGGTGCGCGGCGTCTCCTTTCAGCTCGGGCGCGAGAAGCTGGCGATTGTCGGCGAGTCGGGCTCGGGGAAATCCACCGTCGGAAGGGCGCTGCTGCGCCTGCATCCGGCAAAGGCGCGGATCACCGCCACCCGGATGCAGTTTGGCGATGTTGATCTTCGCAGCGTCAGCGAGGCGCAGATGCGCGGTATTCGCGGCAAGCGCATCTCGATGATCATGCAGGATCCCAAGTACTCCCTGAACCCGGTGGTCTGCGTCGGGGATCAGATTGCCGAGGCCTGGCTGACCCACCATCCGGGGCGCAAGGCGGAGGCGAAAGCCAAAGTGCTGGAGATGCTCGACGTGGTGCGCATCCGCCAGCCTGAGCGGGTGTATCAGCTCTATCCGCATGAGATCTCCGGCGGGCAGGGGCAACGCATCATGATCGCCATGATGCTGATCACCGACCCGGAGCTGGTGATCGCCGATGAACCGACCTCGGCGCTGGACGTCTCGGTGCGCCTTCAGGTGCTGGGACTGCTCGACGACCTGGTCCAGTCCCGCGGGCTGGGGCTGATCTTTATCAGCCACGACATCAACCTGGTGCGCAGCTTCTGCGACCGGGTGCTGGTGATGTACGCCGGGCGGGTGGTGGAGTCCATTGCCGCCTGCGACCTGCACAACGCGCAGCACCCCTACACGCAGGGGCTGATCGATGCCCTGCCGGAGATGAATCACCGCCGTCCGGTGCTGCCGGTGTTGCAGCGCCAGGCCAGCTGGCTGACCGAATAA
- a CDS encoding ABC transporter permease, whose translation MSVAILAPGSRTRRFSKRLTQVLVTLFGLLVLTFFIGRVMPVDPVLAIVGPDADHSTYQQVYHQLGFDKSLLTQFGIYLNNLLHGDLGNALLTGKPVLDDILRVFPATLELATMAIIVGAGLGIPLGVLAAARRNSVSDYVVRIISLAGYSTPIFWVGMMGLLLFYAWLGWVGGAGRLDLGLDGLVPRRTGLMTVDALLAGNSAVFWNAINHLVLPASLLGFHSLAYISRMTRSFMLAQLSQEFIITARVKGLTERQVIWNHAFRNILVQLLTVVALAYGSLLEGAVLIETVFSWPGFGSYLTGSLLLGDMNAVMGCVLLVGIIFVMLNLLSDMLYQLFDPRTKS comes from the coding sequence ATGAGCGTTGCGATCCTCGCCCCGGGCTCCCGCACCCGGCGTTTCTCGAAACGACTGACCCAGGTGCTGGTGACCCTGTTCGGCCTGCTGGTGCTGACCTTCTTTATCGGCCGCGTGATGCCGGTGGATCCGGTGCTGGCGATTGTCGGCCCGGACGCCGATCACAGCACCTATCAGCAGGTGTATCACCAGCTGGGCTTTGATAAATCCCTGCTGACCCAGTTCGGCATTTATCTTAACAACCTGCTGCACGGCGACCTGGGCAATGCCCTGCTGACCGGCAAGCCGGTGCTGGATGACATTCTGCGCGTCTTCCCGGCGACCCTGGAGCTGGCGACGATGGCGATTATCGTCGGGGCCGGTCTGGGCATTCCGCTGGGGGTGCTGGCCGCCGCGCGCCGCAACAGCGTCTCGGATTACGTGGTGCGCATCATCAGCCTCGCCGGTTACTCCACGCCGATCTTCTGGGTGGGGATGATGGGGCTGCTGCTGTTCTACGCCTGGCTCGGCTGGGTAGGCGGTGCCGGACGGCTGGATCTGGGCCTGGATGGTCTGGTGCCGCGCCGTACCGGCCTGATGACCGTGGATGCCCTGCTGGCAGGCAACAGCGCGGTGTTCTGGAATGCCATTAATCACCTGGTGCTGCCGGCCTCGCTGCTGGGCTTCCACTCCCTGGCCTACATCAGCCGCATGACCCGCAGCTTTATGCTGGCCCAGCTGTCGCAGGAGTTCATCATCACCGCCCGGGTAAAAGGCCTGACCGAGCGCCAGGTGATCTGGAACCACGCGTTCCGCAATATCCTCGTGCAGCTGCTGACGGTGGTGGCACTGGCCTACGGCTCGCTGCTGGAAGGCGCGGTGCTGATTGAAACCGTCTTCTCCTGGCCGGGCTTTGGCTCATACCTCACCGGCAGCCTGCTGCTGGGGGACATGAACGCGGTGATGGGCTGCGTCCTGCTGGTGGGGATCATCTTCGTGATGCTCAACCTGCTCTCCGACATGCTGTATCAACTCTTTGACCCGAGGACGAAATCATGA
- a CDS encoding ABC transporter permease, with protein sequence MTVSLDTPLQPVRGEGRQRLARMARRTFGFVGQMARNPLTAIGGGIILLLLIVAAFAPWIAPYNPLVQDLNNALVAPNAQHWFGTDEFGRDIFSRLVYGSRITLYIVLLVSVTVGPLGLLLGVTAGYFGGKVDAVLMRVTDIFISFPSLVLALAFVAALGPGLEHVVIAITITAWPPIARLARAETLSLRQADFISAVRLQGASPVRVLWRHIVPLCLPSVIIRITMNMAGIILTAAGLGFLGLGAQPPEPEWGAMISSGRTYMMECWWVVTIPGLAILINSLAFNFLGDGLRDILDPRSN encoded by the coding sequence ATGACCGTTTCTCTGGATACACCCCTGCAACCCGTGCGCGGCGAAGGACGTCAGCGGCTGGCGCGGATGGCCCGTCGCACCTTCGGGTTTGTCGGGCAGATGGCGCGCAACCCGCTGACGGCCATTGGTGGCGGCATCATTCTGCTGCTGCTGATCGTCGCGGCCTTCGCGCCCTGGATCGCCCCCTACAACCCGCTGGTACAGGATCTCAATAACGCCCTGGTGGCGCCGAACGCGCAGCACTGGTTCGGCACCGACGAGTTTGGCCGGGATATCTTCAGCCGCCTGGTGTATGGCTCGCGGATCACGCTCTATATCGTGCTGCTGGTGTCGGTCACCGTCGGTCCGCTGGGGCTGCTGCTGGGCGTCACCGCCGGGTACTTTGGCGGCAAGGTGGATGCGGTGCTGATGCGCGTCACCGATATCTTTATCTCCTTTCCGAGCCTGGTGCTGGCGCTGGCCTTTGTCGCGGCCCTCGGCCCGGGGCTGGAACACGTGGTGATTGCGATTACGATCACCGCCTGGCCGCCGATTGCCCGTCTGGCCCGCGCTGAAACGCTGTCACTGCGTCAGGCTGATTTTATCTCCGCCGTGCGTCTGCAGGGGGCCTCCCCGGTGCGGGTGCTGTGGCGGCACATTGTGCCCCTGTGCCTGCCGTCGGTGATTATCCGTATCACCATGAACATGGCCGGGATCATCCTGACCGCCGCCGGTCTCGGCTTCCTCGGCCTCGGGGCGCAGCCGCCGGAGCCGGAGTGGGGGGCAATGATCTCCAGCGGCCGCACCTACATGATGGAGTGCTGGTGGGTGGTAACTATTCCGGGGCTGGCGATCCTGATCAACAGCCTGGCGTTCAATTTCTTAGGAGATGGCTTACGTGACATCCTCGATCCTCGCAGCAACTAA